The following proteins come from a genomic window of Acanthopagrus latus isolate v.2019 chromosome 5, fAcaLat1.1, whole genome shotgun sequence:
- the acaa2 gene encoding 3-ketoacyl-CoA thiolase, mitochondrial, with the protein MALLRGVFVVAAKRTPFGTYGGVLKDHSATDLAEHAAKAALAAGGVAPELVNSVIMGNVMQSSADAPYIARHVGLRCGVPIPVPALTVNRLCGSGFQSIINGAQEICLRESEVVLCGGSESMSQAPYAVRNIRFGTKFGFDLKLEDTLWAGLTDLHVKIPMGITAENLAEKYQITREDCDNYAHQTQQRWKAAHEAGHYTAEIAPIDVKAKKGKVPMAQDEHPRPQTTLEQMAKLAPVFKKGGTVTAANASGVSDGAAAVVIASEDALKEHKLTPLARVVAYHVSGCDPSIMGIGPVPAITEALKKAGLTLSDMDLVEVNEAFAPQYLAVAKALGLDPEKSNVNGGAIAIGHPLGASGARITAHLVHELRRRGGKYAVGSACIGGGQGIAIILERC; encoded by the exons gagtATTTGTTGTAGCTGCCAAGCGCACTCCATTTGGTACCTATGGTGGCGTGCTGAAGGATCACAGTGCAACAGACCTGGCTGAGCATGCAGCCAAAGCCGCTCTCGCTGCTGGGGGTGTCGCACCAGAGCTTGTAAACAGTGTCATCATGGGAAATGTCATGCAG AGCTCAGCTGATGCGCCCTATATTGCTCGCCATGTGGGTCTGAGGTGTGGCGTTCCCATCCCAGTGCCTGCTCTCACTGTGAACAGACTGTGTGGGTCTGGTTTCCAGTCCATCATCAATGGTGCTCAA GAGATTTGCCTCAGGGAATCAGAGGTGGTCCTGTGTGGAGGCTCGGAGAGCATGAGCCAGGCCCCGTACGCTGTTCGCAACATACGATTCGGAACAAAGTTTGGATTCGATCTCAAG CTAGAGGACACCTTGTGGGCGGGTCTGACCGACCTGCACGTCAAAATCCCGATGGGCATCACAGCAGAAAACCTCGCAGAGAAGTACCAGATCACACGAGAAGATTGTGACAATTATGCACACCAGACGCAACAAAGGTGGAAGGCAG CTCATGAGGCTGGTCATTACACAGCAGAAATCGCTCCCATTGATGTGAAAGCTAAAAAGGGCAAAGTGCCCATGGCTCAGGACGAGCACCCTCGTCCACAGACCACACTGGAACAGATGGCCAAACTGGCTCCTGTGTTCAAGAAGGGAGGGACTGTCACTGCTGCCAATGCCTCG GGCGTATctgatggtgctgctgctgtggtgattGCAAGTGAAGACGCGCTGAAGGAGCACAAGCTCACTCCTCTGGCCAGAGTCGTGGCCTATCACGTTTCAGGATGTGATCCCAGCATTATGGGAATCG GTCCTGTTCCAGCAATCACAGAAGCTCTTAAAAAAGCTGGCCTGACTCTCAGCGACATGGATCTTGTGGAG GTGAATGAGGCTTTTGCCCCTCAGTACCTGGCTGTGGCAAAGGCTCTTGGTCTGGATCCAGAGAAGAGCAACGTTAACGGTGGCGCCATCGCCATCGGACATCCACTCGGTGCTTCTGGAGCACGCATCACTGCCCACCTGGTTCATGAGCTTAG GAGACGAGGAGGCAAGTATGCTGTTGGCTCTGCTTGCATCGGTGGAGGTCAGGGCATCGCCATCATCCTCGAAAGATGCTAA